CTTCCGGGCGGCGTACGACCGCTTCCCCACCGTGCAGGAGCTGCGCGAACTCCTCGACGCGGTCCCCGCCGCGCTCGACCCGCTGCGCGCCGCGCTGGCGGCCGCCGGCCGTCAGGACATGCTGCGCGAACTCGACGCCCGGACCCGGCAGCACGGGGTCCACGGTGACCCCGGCCCCGCCCTCGCCGACCGGGTCGCGCTGCTCGACCGGCCCGCCTTCCACGGCTTCTTCGACACCACCGGCGCCGGACGGCCCTTCTCCGTACGCGCCCTGGAGCACCCCGTACGGGTCCGCGTCGACCTCCCCGAGCGGGGCCACGCGGAAGCCTCCAGGCTGCTGGCCCGGCTGCTGCTCGCGCAGTTCACCGCCGCCGCCGCGGGCCGCGCCGACCGCTCCCTCTTCGCCTTCCTCGCCTTCGACGACGCCTCGCACACCCTCACCCCGGGAACCGTCCGCGGGATCCAGCGGCTGCGCTCGGCCAATGCCGGGGTGCTGCTGACCCTGCGCACGCTGGACGACGTACCGGAACAGCTGCGCACCCCGCTGCTCGGCGCCGTCGGCTGCCGGATGGCCTTCTCCGGGGTGACCACCTGGGACGGCAAGTGGTTCGCCGACGCCTGGGGGACGGAGCTGGTGGAGACCCGGGACGTCACCAGCCGGACCGTGTACGCGGACCAGCCGATGACCCGGTTCATCAACACGGTGCGCAAGCTGATCACCGGCAAGGCGGTCACCACGGACGCCGTCACCGTGCGGCAGGTGGAACGGGAGCGCTGGTCCGCCTCCGCACTGGCCAACACCGTGCCCCCCGGTCACGCCGTGCTCTCGCTGACCTCGGTGGCCGGCGGGAGGGCGGCTCCGCTGCTGGTCTCGCTCCTCGACTGAAAGGGTTCCGCGACGCGACTGAAAGGGTTCCGCGACCCGTACGGGGTGGCAGAATCGAGGGGAGCCGTTCATACGACACGGCGAAAACCCCCTCCGCTAAGGCCGCTGGTAACCGATGCCGCTCACCCTCGCCTCGCTCGTCCAGCACTCGGCGCTCAAACTCAGCGTCCGTGCGGGGGAGAGCCGTCTGGACACCCCCGTCCGCTGGGCCCACGTCAGCGAGCTGGCCGACCCCGTCCCCTACATGGAGGGCGGCGAGCTGCTGCTGATCACCGCGATGAAGCTGGACGCGGAGGACCCCGAGGAGATGCTCCGCTACGTCCGCAGGCTCGCCGCCGCCGGAGTCGTCGGCCTCGGCTTCGCCGTCGGCGTCAACTACGAGGCGGTCCCCGACGCGCTGGTCGAGGCGGCCCGCGCCGAAGACCTGCCGCTGCTGGAAGTGCCCCGGCGGACCCCCTTCCTCGCCATCAGCAAGGCCGTCTCCGCGGCGCTGGCCGCCGACCAGTACCGGGCCGTCACCGCGGGCTTCGAAGCCCAGCGGGAACTGACCCGGGCCGCGCTCTCCGCCGACGGGCCCGCCGAACTCCTCACCCGGCTCGCCGCCCACGTGCACGGCTGGGCCGCGCTCTACGACACCTCCGGCGCGGTCGTCGCCGCCGCCCCCGAGTGGGCCGCGCGCCGGGCCGCCCGGCTCACCCCCGACGTGGAACGGCTGCGCGAGCGGCCCGCCCCCGCCAGCGCCGTCGTCGGCGGCTCCGAGGACCGCGTCGAACTCCAGTCCCTGGGCACCGGCCGCCGCGCCCGGGGCGCCCTCGCCGTCGGTACGGGAGCCCCCCTCGGCACCGCCGAGCGGTACGCCGTGCACTCCGCGGTCGCCCTCCTCACCCTCACCACCGAGCGCTCCCGGTCCCTGCACGACGCCGAATCCCGGCTCGGCGCGGCCGTCCTGCGACTGCTGCTCGACGGCGAGACCGCCCACGCACGGGCCGTCGCCGGTGACCTGTACGGCGTACTCCTCGACGCGCCCTTCCGGCTCGTCATCGCCGAACCCGCCCTGCCCGGCACGGCCCAGCCCGAAGGGCTCGCGCTGCTCGCCGACGCCGTCGAGTCGGCGGCCGCCCGCAGCGGCGAAGCGCTGCTGGTGGTCACCGAACCGGACCGGCTGCTGATCCTCGCCGCGGACGGCGGCGCCGCCGCCGGGGCGGTCGCCGACCACGCCGAAGCCCTCGAATCGCGGCGCGGCCGGGAATCCACGGGTCCGGAGCCGGACGAGCTGGTCGTCGGCCTGTCCGCGCCCGCCGGGCCCGCGACCGCCGCGGCCGCCTACAAACAGGCCGACCAGGCGCTCGTCGTCGCCCGGCGGCGCGGCCGCCCGCTGGTCGAGCACGACGACCTGGCGGCGGGCTCCGTCCTGCCGCTGCTCGCCGACGACGCCGTACGGGCCTTCGCCGACGGGACGCTGCGGGCCCTGCGCGACCACGACGCCATCGGCCGCGGCGACCTGGTCGCCTCCCTCCAGGCATGGCTCTCCCGGCACGGGCAGTGGGACGCGGCCGCCGCCGACCTCGGGGTGCACCGGCACACGCTGCGCTACCGGATGCGCCGGGTCGAGGAGATCCTGGGCCGCTCCCTGGACGATCCGGACGTCCGGATGGAGCTGTGGCTCGCCCTGAAGGTCACGGGCGCGGACGCCCCGGCCTGACCCCGCGCGGGCCCGTACACCGGCCTCCCGTACCGCGGGTACGGGAACGACCAGGCCGTCCCCTGACAAACCGGCGCACCCCGGCCGGGCGCCACTCCACGCCGGACAAGCGCCGAATCCGCGGCGGAGTCCTACGGTGGGAGGGACAAGGACTCCGCACACACTCCGAAGGGCCGGGATTCGCCATGACTTCCACCCACGCCTTCTGGCTCGCCGGTCGCCAGGCCACCGGCGAGGACAGCTTCGACGTCACGTCCCCCTGGGACGGCCGCGTGGTGGGCACCGTCAGCGTGCCCACCGACGCGCAGGTCGAGGAGGCCGTGGCGGCCGCCCACGCCGTGACCGCGGAGTTCTCGGCGACGCCCGCCCACGTACGGGCCGCCGCCCTGGACCACGTGTCCAAGCGCCTCACCGAGCGCACCGAGGAGATCGCCCAGCTGATCTCCGCCGAGAACGGCAAGCCCATCAAGTGGGCCCGCGGCGAGGTCGGCCGCGCGGTGTCCGTGTTCCGGTTCGCCGCCGAAGAGGCCCGCCGCTTCAACGGCGGCGAGGCCCAGCGCCTGGACACCGACGCCGGTGGCGTGGGCCGCCTCGCGCTGACCCGCCGCTTCGTCAAGGGCCCGGTCCTCGGCATCGCGCCGTTCAACTTCCCGCTGAACCTGTGCGCCCACAAGGTGGCCCCGGCCATCGCCGTCGGCGCGCCGATCATCCTGAAGCCCGCCCCGGCCACCCCGCTCTCCGGTCTGATCCTCGGCGAGCTGCTCGCCGAGACCGACCTCCCGGCCGGTTCCTGGTCCGTGCTGCCCGTGGCCAACGACAAGATGCCGGCCCTGGTCAAGGACGAGCGGCTGCCCGTGATCTCCTTCACCGGCTCCGACACCGTCGGCTACGCCATCCAGCAGTCGGTGCCCCACAAGCACTGCACCCTGGAGCTGGGCGGCAACGCCGCGGCCGTCGTCCTGGACGACTGGTCCTCCGAGGCCGACCTCGAATGGGCCGCGACCCGCATCGCGACCTTCTCGAACTACCAGGCCGGCCAGTCCTGCATCTCGGTGCAGCGCGTGATCGCCGACGCCGCCGTCTACGACCGCCTGGTCGAGAAGGTCGTCGCCAAGGTCCAGGCCCAGGTCACCGGTGACCCGTCCGACGCGTCCACCGACGTCGGCCCGCTGGTCTCCGAGGACGCCGCCAAGCGCGTCGAGTCCTGGGTGGACGAGGCCGTGGCCGCGGGTGCCAAGCTGCTCACGGGCGGCAAGCGCGAGGGTGCCTCGTACGAGCCCACCGTGGTCGCCGAGCTGCCCGCGGGCGTCAAGCTGGCCTGCGAGGAGGTCTTCGGACCGGTCCTGACCCTGCAGAAGGTCGACGGCGCCGACGAGGCCTTCGCCGCCGTCAACGACTCGAAGTTCGGTCTGCAGACCGGCGTCTTCACGCGGAACATCCAGACCGCGTTCCGCGCCCACCGCGAGCTGGAGGTCGGCGGCGTGATCGTCGGCGACGCGCCCTCCTACCGCGCCGACCAGATGCCGTACGGCGGGGTCAAGCAGTCCGGCGTGGGCCGCGAAGGCGTCCGCTACGCGATGGACGACTACACGTACGAGCGCGTCCTGGTCCTTACGGGCCTCGACATCTGAGCCCTCCCGTACGTCCGAGAGCCGACGGTCCGAACCCACTGTGCGGGGGTTCGGGCCGTCCCCTTTTGCCGTTTTCCCGCCGCATTTCCCGCCGTCCCCGTCGCGGCCCTTTTCCCGGGCGCCCGAAACGGGTACGACTCACTGGTAGCACCGACCGGTAATCACCTGATCATCCGATTCGGCGGCGAGGTGAGCTGCGCATGTCCGCAACACAGCCCAAGGTGACCGAGCGCGAGGCACGGCAGGTCGCGGAAGCGGCCCGGGAACAGGACTGGCGCAAGCCCAGCTTCGCCAAGGAACTCTTCCTCGGACGCTTCCGGCTCGACCTGATCCATCCCCACCCGCTGCCCGCCGCCGAGGACGTCCGGCGCGGCGAGGCCTTCCTGGAGCGGCTCCGGGCCTTCTGCGAGACCGAGATGGACGGCGCCCGCATCGAACGCGAGGCGAAGATCCCCGACGAGACCGTGCGCGGCCTCAAGGAACTCGGCGCCCTCGGGATGAAGATCGACACCAAGTACGGCGGCCTCGGCCTCACCCAGGTGTACTACAACAAGGCGCTCGCCCTCGTCGGCTCCGTCAGCCCGGCCATCGGCGCCCTGCTCTCCGCGCACCAGTCCATCGGCGTACCCCAGCCGCTCAAGCTCTTCGGCACCCAGGAACAGCGCGACCTCTTCCTGCCGCGCTGCGCCCGCACCGACATCAGCGCCTTCCTGCTCACCGAACCCGACGTCGGCTCGGACCCGGCCCGCCTCGCCACCACCGCCGTGCCGGACGGGGAGGACACCTACGTCCTGGACGGCGTGAAGCTCTGGACCACCAACGGCGTGGTCGCCGACCTGCTCGTCGTCATGGCCCGGGTGCCGAAGTCCGACGGGCACAAGGGAGGCATCACCGCCTTCGTCGTCGAGGCGGACTCCCCGGGCGTCACCGTCGAACACCGCAACGCCTTCATGGGCCTGCGCGGGCTGGAGAACGGCGTCACCCGGCTGCACCAGGTCCGGGTCCCGGCCGCGCACCGGATCGGCCCCGAGGGCGCCGGCCTGAAGATCGCCCTGACCACCCTCAACACCGGCCGGCTGTCCCTGCCCGCGATGTGCGTCGGCGCCGGGAAGTGGTGCCTGAAGATCGCCCGCGAATGGTCCGGGGTGCGCGAGCAGTGGGGACGGCCCGTCGCCCGGCACGAGGCCGTCGGCGCCAAGATCTCCTTCATCGCCGCCACCACCTTCGCCCTGGAGGCGATGGTCGACCTCGCCTCGCAGATGGCCGACGAGGACCGCAACGACATCCGCATCGAAGCCGCCCTGGCCAAGCTGTACGGCAGCGAGATGGCCTGCCTGATGGCCGACGAACTCGTCCAGATCCGCGGCGGCCGCGGCTTCGAGACCGCCGAGTCCCTCGCGGCCCGCGGCGAGCGCGCCGTCCCCGCCGAACAGATGCTCCGCGACCTGCGCATCAACCGGATCTTCGAGGGCTCCACCGAGATCATGCACCTGCTGATCGCCCGCGAGGCAGTCGACGCCCACCTGTCGGTCGCGGGCGACCTGATCGACCCCGACAAGGCGCTCGCCGACAAGGCGAAGGCGGGCGCCCGGGCCGCCGGGTTCTACGCCCGCTGGCTGCCCAAGCTGGCGACCGGAGCCGGTCAGGTCCCGGGCACCTACCGCGCGTTCCACCCCGCCGGACACCCCGACCTCGCCACCCACCTGCGCTATGTCGAGCGCGGCGCCCGCAAACTCGCCCGCTCCACCTTCTACGCGATGTCCCGCTGGCAGGGCCGGATGGAGACCAAACAGGGCTTCCTCGGCCGGATCGTGGACATCGGCGCCGAACTCTTCGCGATGAGCGCGGCCTGCGTACGCGCCGAGCACCTGCGCGCCACCGGCGACCACGGCCGCGAGGCCTACCAGCTGGCCGACGCCTTCTGCCGGCAGTCCCGGCTGCGCGTCGAGGAACTCTTCGGCCGGCTGTGGGCCAACACCGACGACCTGGACCGCACCGTGGTCGAGGGGGTCCTCGGCGGGGTCTACACCTGGCTGGAAGAAGGCGTCCTGGACCCCTCCGGCGACGGCCCGTGGATCGCCGACGCCACCCCCGGCCCCTCCGTCCACAAGAACGTGCACCGCCCCATCCGCTGACCATCCGCCGATACCCCGCCGGCTGAAGGGGCACAATCGTCTCCTCGACATGATCCGAAGGGGACGGGGAGCACGATGCACAGGGTGGGGAAGAACACGACGGTCCGGCGCGCGGCGGGGGCCGCCGCCACGGCGCTGCTCCTGGCCGGCGCCGCCGCATGCGGCGGCGCCGGCCAGGCGGACAAGGAGACGGGTGTGCCCGCGCCCCGCACGGCGGCCGCGAGCACACCGCCCCCGGCGGCTCCGGGACCCGGCGCGGACAAGCTCAAGACCCTGACCCTCGCCCCGGGCGAGAAGGCCGGGCACTACACGGCGGACGAACCGGTCCTCGACGAGCCGATGAACGAGTCGTACGAGGCCACCCCCGCGGTGTGCCAGCCGCTGACCAGCCTGGGCAAGGCGGGCCACACCGCCCAGGCGTACGCGAAGACCTCCGGCCCGGGCGGGATCATGCAGGACGCAAGCACCGAGATCGTGCTGCGCTCCTACAAGGACGGCGGCGCGGCCGCGGCCCTGAAGTCCCTGGCGGCCGCGGGCAAGAGCTGCGCGGGCGGCTACAAGGAGGACCGGATGCTCGCCGAGGGCACGGTCCTCAAGGTCGAGCCGGTCCCGGCGCCCAAGCTCGGGGACGAGGCACAGGCCTACCGGATCGTGGTCCAGGACGTGAAGGAGAAGAACATCTCGCTGTACAAGTACCTGACGGTGATCCGCTCGGGCTCCGTCACGCTCTCGTTCCGCTCCGACATGCTCGACACCAAGGACTTCGGCGGGGTGCCGCCGGAGGTCGTCACGGCGCAGTACGAGAAGTTCGCCAAGGGATCGGGCGCCGCCTAGGAACACGTCCTGGGGAGACCGGGTCCGCGCGGCCCGGCGATGCGGCAACAATAGGGGGATGAGCGACAGCCCATCCCCCCTCGCCGACCCGCACCTCCTCTTCGACGCCGCGGCAGGCCGCCGGGACATCGTCGTGCTCGGGTCGACCGGTTCCATCGGCACCCAGGCCATCGACCTCGTCCTGCGCAACCCGGACCGGTTCCGGGTGACCGCGCTGTCCGCCGCGGGCGGTCGCGTCGCTCTGCTCGCGGAGCAGGCCCGGCTGCTGCGGGTGAAGACGGTGGCGGTGTCCCGCGAGGACGTCGTACCGGCGCTGAAGGAAGCGCTGGGCGACCAGTACGGCGCCGAGCCGATGCCCGAGATCCTGGCCGGACCGGACGCGGCGGCCGAACTCGCCGCCTCCGAGTGCCACACCGTCCTCAACGGCATCACCGGATCCATCGGCCTCGCGCCGACCCTCGCCGCGCTCCGCGCGGGCCGCACCCTCGCGCTCGCCAACAAGGAATCGCTGATCGTCGGCGGGCCGCTGGTCAAGGAACTGGCCCGGCCCGGCCAGATCATCCCGGTGGACTCCGAGCACGCCGCGCTCTTCCAGGCCCTCGCCGCCGGCACCCGGGCCGATGTGCGCAAGCTGGTCGTCACCGCCTCCGGCGGCCCCTTCCGCGGCCGCACCCGCGCCCAGCTCGCCGACGTCACGGTCCAGGACGCCCTCGCACACCCGACCTGGGCGATGGGTCCGGTCATCACCGTGAACTCCGCGACCCTGGTCAACAAGGGGCTGGAGGTCATCGAGGCGCACCTGCTCTACGACATCCCCTTCGACCGCATCGAGGTCGTGGTCCACCCGCAGTCCTACGTGCACTCGATGGTCGAGTTCACCGACGGCTCCACCCTCGCCCAGGCCACCCCGCCCGACATGCGCGGACCCATCGCGATCGGCCTCGGCTGGCCCCAGCGGGTCCCCGACGCGGCCCCGGCCTTCGACTGGTCCAAGGCCTCCACCTGGGAGTTCTTCCCGCTGGACACCGAGGCCTTCCCGGCGGTCGGTCTCGCCCGGCACGTCGGCGCCCTGGGCGGCACCGCCCCGGCCGTCTTCAATGCGGCGAACGAGGAGTGCGTGGAGGCCTTCCTGGCCGGTCGGCTGCCGTTCACAGCAATCATGGATACCGTCGCAGCCGTGGTCGACGAGCACGGAACCCCGGGCTCGGGAACTTCCCTGACCGTCCGGGACGTCCTGGAGGCGGAGACCTGGGCACGGGCCCGGGCCCGGGAAATGGCGGCACAGGCCGCAGTGGAGGCGCGCGCATGACGATTCTGATGACCGTGATCGGCATGCTGATCTTCGTGATCGGACTGCTGGTCTCGATCGCCTGGCACGAGCTGGGCCACCTGTCGACGGCCAAGCTGTTCGGCATCCGCGTGCCCCAGTACATGGTCGGCTTCGGCCGGACCATCTGGTCGCGCAAGAAGGGCGACACGGAGTACGGGCTCAAGGCCATCCCGATGGGCGGCTACATCCGCATGATCGGGATGTTCCCGCCCGGCGAGGACGGCAAGGTCACCGCCCGCTCGACCTCGCCCTTCCGGTCGATGATCGAGGACGCGCGCTCGGCGGCGTACGAGGAACTCCAGCCCGGCGACGAGAACCGGCTCTTCTACACGCGCAAGCCCTGGAAGCGCGTCATCGTGATGTTCGCGGGCCCCTTCATGAACCTGGTGCTCGCGCTCGCGATCTTCTTCGGCGTGTGGATGACCTTCGGGGTCACCCAGCAGACGACCAAGGTGGCCTCGGTCTCCGACTGCGTCCTCAAGCAGAGCGACAAGCGCACCACCTGCAAGCCGGGCGACCAGGTGGCCCCGGCCAAGGCCGCCGGGCTCAAGGCCGGCGACAGGATCGTCGCCTTCGACGGGCACCGGGTCACCGACTGGTCCGTCCTCCAGGAGAAGATCCGCGACACCGTCGGCCCGGTCACGGTCACCGTCGTGCGCGACGGCAAGGAGCTGACCCTCAGGCCCACCCTGATCGAGAACACGGTCGGCAAGACCGACGGCCACGGCGGGTACGTCAAGGGCCAGTTCGTCACCGCGGGCTTCCTCGGCTTCGGCCCCGCGACCGAGACCGAGGCCCTCGGCTTCGGCCAGTCCGCGAGTCACATGGCCGATGTCGTGGACCAGAGCGTCAGCGGGCTGCTGAAGCTGCCGTCCAAGATCCCCCCGCTGTGGAACGCGGCCTTCGGCGACGGCGAGCGCCAGCCGGACTCCCCGATCGGGATCGTCGGCGCGGCCCGTATCGGCGGCGAGATCGCCAACCTCGACATCCCCGCCACCGACCGGCTCGTGATGTTCCTGAACCTCGTCGGCATGTTCAACCTGGCGCTGTTCCTGTTCAACATGCTGCCGCTGCTCCCGCTCGACGGCGGGCACATCGCGGGCGCCCTGTGGGAATCGGTCCGGCGCAATCTCGCGCGGGTCTTCCGGCGCCCCGACCCGGGCCCCTTCGACGTGGCGAAGCTGATGCCCGCCGCCTATCTGGTGGCCGGGGTCTTCGTCTGCTTCACGGCGCTGGTGATGGTCGCGGACGTGGTGAACCCGATCAAGATCAGCTGACCCGGGCCACCACGGCAGCCACCGCGGCGGTCACCGCCCGCCGCGGTGGCCGCCGTTCAGCCGATCTTCCTACCGCACTCCAGGGAGAGTCGGCCACGATTCGTGTCCGGGTCCCTACGTTTGGGTGGTGCGCCCCCTCGGATGCGCGGGTGGCGCGCTGATTGGCGTAATCTCGAAGGCTGGAGCCCGCCGATCTCGGGACCTCGATCCACACCTTGATCCACACCTTGGGGTTGCTCAGCAGATGACTGCCATCTCTCTCGGAATGCCGTCCGTGCCGACCAGGCTTGCCGAACGCCGGGTCAGCCGCAAGATCCAGGTCGGATCGGTCGCCGTCGGCGGCGACGCACCCGTTTCGGTGCAGTCCATGACCACCACCCGGACCTCCGACATCGGCGCCACCCTGCAGCAGATCGCCGAACTGACGGCCTCGGGCTGCCAGATCGTGCGCGTGGCCTGCCCGACCCAGGACGACGCCGACGCCCTCGCGGTCATCGCGAAGAAGTCGCAGATCCCGGTGATCGCCGACATCCACTTCCAGCCCAAGTACGTCTTCGCGGCGATCGACGCGGGCTGCGCCGCCGTCCGCGTGAACCCGGGCAACATCAAGCAGTTCGACGACAAGGTCAAGGAGATCGCGCGCGCCGCAGGCGACGCGGGCACCCCGATCCGGATCGGCGTCAACGCGGGCTCCCTCGACGCCCGGCTGCTGAAGAAGTACGGCAAGGCCACCCCCGAGGCGCTGGTCGAGTCCGCGCTGTGGGAGGCCTCCCTCTTCGAGGAGCACGGCTTCGGCGACATCAAGATCTCGGTCAAGCACAACGACCCGGTCGTGATGGTCAACGCCTACCGCCAGCTCGCCGTGGCCTGCGACTACCCGCTGCACCTCGGCGTCACCGAGGCCGGTCCCGCCTTCCAGGGCACCATCAAGTCCGCGGTCGCCTTCGGCGCGCTGCTCTCCGAGGGCATCGGCGACACCATCCGCGTCTCGCTCTCGGCCCCGCCGGTCGAGGAGATCAAGGTCGGCCTCCAGATCCTGGAGTCGCTGAACCTCAAGCAGCGCCGCCTGGAGATCGTCTCCTGCCCCTCCTGCGGCCGCGCCCAGGTCGATGTCTACAAGCTGGCCGAAGAGGTCAGCGCGGGCCTGGACGGCATGGAGGTGCCGCTGCGCGTCGCCGTCATGGGCTGCGTCGTCAACGGCCCCGGCGAGGCCCGTGAGGCCGACCTCGGCGTCGCCTCCGGCAACGGCAAGGGCCAGATCTTCGTCAAGGGCGAGATCATCAAGACGGTGCCCGAGTCGAAGATCGTCGAGACCCTCATCGAAGAGGCGCTGAAGATCGCCGAGCAGATGGAGAAGGACGGCGTCATGTCCGGCGAGCCGCAGATCTCCGTCGCGGGCTGAAACCCTCCCGCACGGACCGCTGCCGCCCGCGGCAGCGGCTGCGCCCGCACCCTCCGCTTTCCCGGCCCCGGCCCCGTTCCCGCAGCTCGCGGGCGGGGCCGGGGCTTTTTTGTCCCGCCGCGGGCGGCATCCCACGGGTGTGCCGGGTACAGTGCGGAGATCAGCGGACGTGCACGGTGAGGCCCCCTACAGTGTTGACGCAGACCACCACCAGGGTCCTGGAACCCAGCGATCTCGACGCCGCGCTCGAACTCCTCGGCCGCGAGCCCGTCGCGAACGCCTTCGTCACGTCCCGGGTCCAGGTCGCCGGCCTCGACCCCTGGCGCCTCGGCGGCGAGATGTGGGGCTGGTACTCCGACGGCCACCTGACCTCCCTGTGCTACGCGGGCGCGAACCTGGTCCCCGTCTGCGCCACCCCCGACGCCGTACGGGCCTTCGCCGACCGCGCCCGGCGCACCGGCCGCCGCTGCTCCTCCATCGTGGGCCCCGCCGAAGCCGCCGGACAGCTGTGGCGGCTGCTGGAGCCGCACTGGGGCCCCGCCCGCGACGTCCGCTCCCACCAGCCCCTGATGACCATGGAGCGGTCCTCCACCGAGATCGCCGCGGACCCACTGGTCCGCCGGGTCCGCAAGGAGGAGATGGACGTGATCATGCCCGCGTGCGTGGCCATGTTCACCGAGGAGGTCGGCGTCTCCCCGCTCGCCGGGGACGGCGGCCTGCTCTACCAGGCCCGGGTGGCCGAGCTGGTCGCCGCGGGCCGCTCCTTCGCCCGGATCGAGGACGGCAAGGTCGTCTTCAAGGCCGAGATCGGCGCCGCCACCTCCCGGGCCTGCCAGATCCAGGGCGTCTGGGTCGACCCCGCGCACCGCGGCCTCGGACACTCCGAGACGGGGATGGCCGCCGTCGTCGACTACGCCCTGCGGGACATCGCCCCCGTCGTCAGCCTCTACGTGAACGACTTCAACACCGCCGCGCGGGCCTCGTACCGGCGCGTCGGCTTCCGCGAGGTCGGCGCCTTCATGAGCGTCCTGTTCTGATCCGCTTCCGATCCGCGCCCGCCACCGCGGCAGCGTATGCCGCCGTCCCGTGCCACCGGCGTGTGCCGAGTCCGTATCCCGGCACGGGCGCCGCGAAGTAAGGTCGGCCGCATGCTGCCTACCCCCGGGGGCGACCCCCGCCACCCCGCCGGCGTCACCCTCGGTCCGCTCGACCTCGCCGCCCGCGTGGACGAGGCCCTGCGGGTCCAGGCCGTCGCCTTCGGGCTGAGCGAGGAGGAGGTGGCGATCCGGCGCTACATCGTGCAGCGCCACATGACCTGCCCCGGAGCCCGCTCGCTGGGCGCCTTCGCGGACGGCGGCGCCCTGGTCGGATTCGTCTACGGAATGCCCAACGACCGCGGCCACTGGTGGTCCACGGTCGTCGAGCCGCACCTGCGCGCGGGCGGCCACGACGCATGGCTCGACGGCTCCTTCGTCATCACCGAACTCCACGTCCACCCCGCCTTCCAGGGCCGGGGCGTCGGCCGCGCCCTGATCACCCGGATCACCGACACCGCCACCGAGCCGCGCTCGATCCTGTCCGCGATCGACACCGACAGCCCGGCCCGCGCGCTCTACCGCAAGCTCGGCTACACCGACCTCGCCCGCCGGGTGCACTTCCCGAGCGCCCGCCTGCCCTACGCGGTGATGGGCGCCCCGCTGCCCCTGCTGCGGCCCTGAGCCGCCTCGGCACCGGCTGCGGCCGTAATGGATTTTCCGGGGCCGCGGCGCCCCCGGTAGCCTCGCGTCATGTCAACGCAACACGTGCAGCGCATGTCCCGTCTGATGGCCAAGACCCTCCGCGAGGACCCGGCCGACGCGGAGACCCTCAGCCACAAGCTCCTCGTCCGCGCGGGCTACGTCCGCCGCAGTTCGGCCGGAGTGTGGAGCTGGCTGCCGCTGGGCAAGCGGGTCCTGGACAACGTCTCGCGCGTCGTCCGCGAGGAGATGGACGCGATCGGGGCGCAGGAGGTGCTGCTGCCCGCGCTGCTGCCGCGCGAGCCGTACGAGGTCAGCGGGCGCTGGACGGAGTACGGCGACCTGCTCTTCCGGCTCAAGGACCGCAAGGGCGCCGACTATCTGCTCGGCCCCACCCACGAGGAGATCTTCACCCTCGTGGTGAAGGACCAGTGCACGTCCTACAAGGACCTGCCGGTGATGCTCTATCAGATCCAGACCAAGTACCGCGACGAGGCCCGGCCCCGCTCGGGCGTGCTGCGCGGCCGCGAGTTCCAGATGAAGGACTCGTACTCCTTCGACGTCAGCGACGAGGGCCTCGCCGAGTCGTACGCGCTCCACCGCGCCGCCTACCAGCGGATCTTCACCAGGATCGGGCTGGACCACCGC
This is a stretch of genomic DNA from Streptomyces sp. NBC_00536. It encodes these proteins:
- a CDS encoding PucR family transcriptional regulator, producing MPLTLASLVQHSALKLSVRAGESRLDTPVRWAHVSELADPVPYMEGGELLLITAMKLDAEDPEEMLRYVRRLAAAGVVGLGFAVGVNYEAVPDALVEAARAEDLPLLEVPRRTPFLAISKAVSAALAADQYRAVTAGFEAQRELTRAALSADGPAELLTRLAAHVHGWAALYDTSGAVVAAAPEWAARRAARLTPDVERLRERPAPASAVVGGSEDRVELQSLGTGRRARGALAVGTGAPLGTAERYAVHSAVALLTLTTERSRSLHDAESRLGAAVLRLLLDGETAHARAVAGDLYGVLLDAPFRLVIAEPALPGTAQPEGLALLADAVESAAARSGEALLVVTEPDRLLILAADGGAAAGAVADHAEALESRRGRESTGPEPDELVVGLSAPAGPATAAAAYKQADQALVVARRRGRPLVEHDDLAAGSVLPLLADDAVRAFADGTLRALRDHDAIGRGDLVASLQAWLSRHGQWDAAAADLGVHRHTLRYRMRRVEEILGRSLDDPDVRMELWLALKVTGADAPA
- a CDS encoding aldehyde dehydrogenase family protein gives rise to the protein MTSTHAFWLAGRQATGEDSFDVTSPWDGRVVGTVSVPTDAQVEEAVAAAHAVTAEFSATPAHVRAAALDHVSKRLTERTEEIAQLISAENGKPIKWARGEVGRAVSVFRFAAEEARRFNGGEAQRLDTDAGGVGRLALTRRFVKGPVLGIAPFNFPLNLCAHKVAPAIAVGAPIILKPAPATPLSGLILGELLAETDLPAGSWSVLPVANDKMPALVKDERLPVISFTGSDTVGYAIQQSVPHKHCTLELGGNAAAVVLDDWSSEADLEWAATRIATFSNYQAGQSCISVQRVIADAAVYDRLVEKVVAKVQAQVTGDPSDASTDVGPLVSEDAAKRVESWVDEAVAAGAKLLTGGKREGASYEPTVVAELPAGVKLACEEVFGPVLTLQKVDGADEAFAAVNDSKFGLQTGVFTRNIQTAFRAHRELEVGGVIVGDAPSYRADQMPYGGVKQSGVGREGVRYAMDDYTYERVLVLTGLDI
- the dxr gene encoding 1-deoxy-D-xylulose-5-phosphate reductoisomerase; this translates as MSDSPSPLADPHLLFDAAAGRRDIVVLGSTGSIGTQAIDLVLRNPDRFRVTALSAAGGRVALLAEQARLLRVKTVAVSREDVVPALKEALGDQYGAEPMPEILAGPDAAAELAASECHTVLNGITGSIGLAPTLAALRAGRTLALANKESLIVGGPLVKELARPGQIIPVDSEHAALFQALAAGTRADVRKLVVTASGGPFRGRTRAQLADVTVQDALAHPTWAMGPVITVNSATLVNKGLEVIEAHLLYDIPFDRIEVVVHPQSYVHSMVEFTDGSTLAQATPPDMRGPIAIGLGWPQRVPDAAPAFDWSKASTWEFFPLDTEAFPAVGLARHVGALGGTAPAVFNAANEECVEAFLAGRLPFTAIMDTVAAVVDEHGTPGSGTSLTVRDVLEAETWARARAREMAAQAAVEARA
- a CDS encoding acyl-CoA dehydrogenase family protein, which produces MSATQPKVTEREARQVAEAAREQDWRKPSFAKELFLGRFRLDLIHPHPLPAAEDVRRGEAFLERLRAFCETEMDGARIEREAKIPDETVRGLKELGALGMKIDTKYGGLGLTQVYYNKALALVGSVSPAIGALLSAHQSIGVPQPLKLFGTQEQRDLFLPRCARTDISAFLLTEPDVGSDPARLATTAVPDGEDTYVLDGVKLWTTNGVVADLLVVMARVPKSDGHKGGITAFVVEADSPGVTVEHRNAFMGLRGLENGVTRLHQVRVPAAHRIGPEGAGLKIALTTLNTGRLSLPAMCVGAGKWCLKIAREWSGVREQWGRPVARHEAVGAKISFIAATTFALEAMVDLASQMADEDRNDIRIEAALAKLYGSEMACLMADELVQIRGGRGFETAESLAARGERAVPAEQMLRDLRINRIFEGSTEIMHLLIAREAVDAHLSVAGDLIDPDKALADKAKAGARAAGFYARWLPKLATGAGQVPGTYRAFHPAGHPDLATHLRYVERGARKLARSTFYAMSRWQGRMETKQGFLGRIVDIGAELFAMSAACVRAEHLRATGDHGREAYQLADAFCRQSRLRVEELFGRLWANTDDLDRTVVEGVLGGVYTWLEEGVLDPSGDGPWIADATPGPSVHKNVHRPIR